A region from the Sandaracinus amylolyticus genome encodes:
- a CDS encoding HTTM domain-containing protein — MRSVLSSLWARAHQPTDAAALAVFRIVFGVLAVVIPTRFVAEGWVERFYARPTFHFTYWGFEWVRPLPAPWIHAVFVAMAICGALIALGLFYRVAIVLFFLLFTYVELIDVTTYLNHYYLVSVLALVMSVLPLHRAWSLDAKLRPHLRAATLPRWMTWLVRFQVGVVYVFAALAKLTSDWLLHAQPLQIWLGARMSTPVIGAYFDRIEVAYAMSWAGFLYDLTIPIWLSWRRTRPFAYAALLVFHVATGSLFQIGMFPWIMSVTALVFFDPSWPRAVLRVLGRKSDAPSIASTVPRFAGSRAVATVALGAWCAFHVLMPLRAYAYGGNVLWHEQGMRWSWRVLCREKNGSVTYRVRTRGRRFEREVAPRDYLTRDQEVEFSAQPDMILQLAHHIAREHRARGEMDVEVRVDAWVSLNGRRMARMIDPDVDLARVEDSLLPADWILPEPSGPPLDVATSALARIGER, encoded by the coding sequence ATGCGGAGCGTGCTGTCGAGCCTCTGGGCGCGCGCCCACCAGCCGACCGACGCGGCGGCCCTCGCCGTGTTCCGGATCGTGTTCGGCGTGCTCGCCGTCGTGATCCCGACGCGATTCGTCGCGGAGGGCTGGGTCGAGCGCTTCTACGCGCGCCCGACCTTCCACTTCACGTACTGGGGCTTCGAGTGGGTGCGCCCGCTGCCCGCGCCGTGGATCCACGCGGTGTTCGTGGCGATGGCGATCTGCGGCGCGCTGATCGCGCTCGGGCTCTTCTACCGCGTCGCGATCGTCCTCTTCTTCTTGCTCTTCACGTACGTCGAGCTGATCGACGTCACGACCTATCTCAACCACTACTATCTCGTCAGCGTGCTCGCGCTCGTGATGAGCGTGCTGCCGCTCCATCGCGCGTGGTCGCTCGACGCGAAGCTGCGCCCGCACCTCCGCGCGGCGACGCTGCCGCGATGGATGACGTGGCTGGTGCGCTTCCAGGTCGGCGTCGTCTACGTGTTCGCGGCGCTCGCGAAGCTGACGAGCGACTGGCTGCTGCACGCGCAGCCGCTCCAGATCTGGCTCGGCGCGCGGATGAGCACGCCGGTGATCGGTGCGTACTTCGACCGCATCGAGGTCGCGTACGCGATGAGCTGGGCGGGGTTCCTCTACGATCTCACGATCCCGATCTGGCTCTCGTGGCGTCGCACGCGGCCCTTCGCGTATGCCGCGCTGCTCGTCTTCCACGTCGCGACCGGCTCGCTGTTCCAGATCGGGATGTTCCCCTGGATCATGAGCGTCACGGCGCTCGTGTTCTTCGATCCGTCGTGGCCGCGCGCGGTGCTTCGCGTGCTCGGGCGGAAAAGCGATGCACCCTCGATCGCGTCGACGGTGCCGCGTTTCGCGGGATCGCGCGCCGTCGCGACGGTCGCGCTCGGTGCGTGGTGCGCGTTCCACGTGCTGATGCCGCTGCGCGCGTATGCGTATGGCGGGAACGTGCTGTGGCACGAGCAGGGGATGCGGTGGTCGTGGCGCGTCCTCTGTCGCGAGAAGAACGGCAGCGTGACCTATCGCGTGCGCACGCGTGGTCGGCGTTTCGAGCGCGAGGTCGCGCCGCGCGACTACCTCACGCGCGATCAAGAGGTCGAGTTCTCGGCGCAGCCGGACATGATCCTCCAGCTGGCGCATCACATCGCCCGCGAGCATCGAGCGCGCGGCGAGATGGATGTCGAGGTACGCGTGGACGCGTGGGTGTCTCTGAACGGACGGCGGATGGCTCGGATGATCGATCCCGACGTGGACCTCGCTCGCGTGGAGGACTCGCTCCTGCCCGCCGATTGGATCCTCCCGGAGCCCTCGGGTCCGCCGCTCGACGTCGCGACGTCCGCGCTCGCTCGGATCGGGGAGCGCTGA